A stretch of Chryseobacterium viscerum DNA encodes these proteins:
- a CDS encoding META domain-containing protein encodes MKKILLSIFAVLLLGIVLNCSSVPDKNPALQRQWMLVSFAGFSKDQLIANKAEMNLTASMVDGKIQGSAYMGCNQMSFVSEFKKGGKVKISNGISTMKACQDMNLETSFQKKIETMTKYSIEGHFLTLSDDQGNIMKFVAADWD; translated from the coding sequence ATGAAAAAGATACTATTGTCCATTTTTGCAGTTTTACTTTTAGGAATCGTTTTAAATTGTTCCTCTGTGCCGGATAAAAATCCTGCTCTTCAAAGGCAGTGGATGCTGGTTTCTTTTGCTGGTTTTTCAAAAGATCAGCTGATTGCTAATAAAGCTGAAATGAACCTGACAGCCAGTATGGTTGATGGTAAAATTCAAGGAAGCGCTTATATGGGATGTAATCAGATGTCTTTTGTTTCCGAATTTAAAAAAGGAGGTAAAGTAAAGATTTCAAACGGAATCAGTACGATGAAAGCCTGTCAGGATATGAATCTTGAAACATCTTTTCAGAAAAAAATTGAGACGATGACTAAGTATTCTATTGAAGGACATTTTCTTACCTTATCCGATGATCAGGGAAATATAATGAAGTTTGTAGCTGCTGATTGGGATTAA
- a CDS encoding S46 family peptidase codes for MKRLFLLFTFLLGFAQMRADEGMWLLMLIKRLNGVDMQKEGLHLTPEEIYSVNNSSLKDAIVSFGGFCTGEIVSDKGLIFTNHHCGYGAVAAASTPEKDYLKNGFWAMKQKDEFNAKDLYVRFLVRMDDATQRITSKLNNNMTGAERKAVIDAETKAIQTENSENGKYTVVVRDFFNGNEFYYFVYQDYKDIRLVGAPPSSLGKFGGDTDNWEWPRHTADFTVFRVYADAAGNPAEYSPSNTPLKPKHFLPVSLKGIKPGDFSMILGYPGRTNRYLTSYGIQQMVNKDYPAWVEASKLAMDVMKKYMDKDKATQLNYASQYASVANYWKNRQGTIDAVEQNGTITDKQKTEEIFKKWSMMSGNEAYDGILEDIGMYYKQVSERNVERNYASQFSRNVKYMSLALQVGSVLKAYAAQDMQGRLAMKAKTEAAIKAAYENFSPSLEGDMLASMTGLYQARVKNPEVASATILGLDAKTVSNLAYSSIFANKTSATNFLLNPDALKLDADPLWKVANGIVADQKMSAERYVKVDDNFAKNNRLFLAGLMKAMPEKKFYPDANSTMRLTYGTVDKLPIRNDRNYFGITDNYYTDMTGLVGKYKKGDEEFDLPQRVIDLYNLKDFGQYADAAGYMPVNFLSNNDITGGNSGSPVIDGDGNLIGIAFDGNSEALSGDIVFEQEWQKTINVDVRFVLWTIDKFAGARRLVDELKLVRGENTPADTKTKNSGTTTTPKKVKK; via the coding sequence ATGAAAAGACTATTTCTACTATTCACTTTCTTACTGGGCTTTGCTCAGATGAGGGCGGATGAGGGGATGTGGCTGCTAATGCTCATCAAAAGACTTAACGGTGTTGATATGCAAAAAGAGGGTCTACACCTTACGCCTGAAGAAATTTATTCTGTAAACAATTCAAGCTTAAAAGATGCTATCGTAAGTTTCGGTGGTTTCTGTACAGGTGAGATTGTTTCTGATAAAGGACTTATATTCACAAACCACCACTGTGGTTACGGTGCTGTAGCTGCGGCTTCTACACCAGAAAAAGATTATTTGAAGAACGGTTTCTGGGCTATGAAGCAGAAAGACGAATTCAATGCAAAGGATCTTTATGTAAGATTTTTAGTAAGAATGGATGATGCTACGCAGAGAATCACTTCTAAACTAAACAACAATATGACCGGAGCTGAGAGAAAAGCTGTTATTGATGCAGAAACAAAAGCCATCCAGACAGAAAACTCTGAGAACGGAAAATATACTGTAGTGGTGAGAGATTTCTTCAACGGAAATGAATTCTACTATTTCGTATATCAGGATTATAAAGACATCAGATTAGTAGGTGCTCCCCCTTCATCATTAGGAAAATTCGGAGGAGATACAGACAACTGGGAATGGCCAAGACACACTGCAGACTTCACTGTTTTCAGAGTATATGCTGATGCTGCAGGAAACCCTGCTGAATATTCTCCAAGCAATACTCCTTTGAAGCCTAAACATTTCCTTCCGGTTTCTCTTAAGGGAATTAAGCCTGGTGATTTTTCAATGATCTTAGGTTACCCTGGAAGAACAAACCGTTACCTGACTTCTTACGGAATTCAGCAAATGGTAAACAAAGACTACCCGGCTTGGGTTGAGGCTTCTAAACTTGCCATGGATGTAATGAAAAAGTACATGGATAAGGATAAAGCAACTCAGCTTAACTATGCTTCTCAATATGCTTCAGTAGCCAACTACTGGAAAAACAGACAAGGAACTATTGATGCCGTAGAGCAAAACGGAACAATCACTGACAAACAAAAAACTGAAGAGATCTTCAAAAAATGGTCAATGATGTCTGGAAATGAAGCTTATGATGGTATCTTAGAAGATATTGGAATGTATTACAAGCAGGTTTCTGAAAGAAATGTTGAAAGAAACTATGCTTCACAATTCTCAAGAAATGTAAAATATATGTCTCTTGCTCTGCAGGTAGGTTCTGTATTGAAAGCTTATGCTGCTCAGGATATGCAGGGAAGACTTGCAATGAAGGCTAAAACTGAAGCCGCTATCAAAGCTGCTTATGAGAACTTCAGCCCTTCTTTAGAGGGAGATATGCTTGCGTCTATGACCGGACTTTACCAAGCAAGAGTTAAAAATCCAGAGGTTGCTTCTGCTACTATTTTAGGATTGGATGCTAAAACAGTTTCTAATTTAGCTTATTCTTCAATCTTTGCTAACAAAACTTCTGCAACGAACTTCTTATTGAATCCTGATGCATTGAAACTTGATGCTGATCCACTTTGGAAAGTAGCTAACGGTATCGTTGCTGATCAAAAAATGAGCGCAGAAAGATATGTTAAAGTAGACGATAATTTTGCAAAAAATAACCGTTTGTTTTTAGCAGGTCTTATGAAGGCTATGCCTGAGAAAAAATTCTACCCGGATGCTAACTCTACTATGAGATTAACTTACGGTACTGTAGATAAATTACCTATCAGAAATGACAGAAACTATTTCGGTATTACTGATAACTATTATACAGACATGACTGGTCTTGTTGGAAAATACAAGAAAGGTGATGAAGAGTTTGATCTTCCTCAAAGAGTAATCGACCTTTACAACCTTAAAGATTTCGGACAGTATGCTGATGCAGCAGGTTATATGCCTGTAAACTTCCTTTCTAACAATGATATTACAGGTGGGAACTCTGGTTCTCCGGTAATTGATGGAGACGGAAACCTTATCGGTATTGCTTTTGATGGTAACAGCGAAGCATTAAGCGGTGATATCGTATTCGAGCAGGAATGGCAGAAAACTATCAACGTAGACGTTCGTTTTGTTCTTTGGACAATTGATAAGTTTGCCGGTGCAAGAAGATTAGTTGACGAGTTGAAGCTTGTAAGAGGTGAAAACACTCCAGCTGATACAAAAACTAAAAACTCAGGTACTACAACAACGCCTAAGAAAGTTAAAAAATAA
- a CDS encoding beta strand repeat-containing protein — protein sequence MKKILLLFWILTGFFMGLSQAPEKMSYQAVMRNGSGQLLINQAIAVRVSILQGSPAGAAVYSERLTGNTNANGLVSLEIGTGTVLTGTFATIDWPTGSYYLKTETDPAGGTSYTIVGTSQLLSVPYAMYAKSAGSGGGSFTIPYTNTVNNASTLFSLTNDGDGTSVEGINSTTTSSIASVRGIVSNTAPGGFSSAVRGVNNGTGGLGIGVWGSQAGSGWGVYGVTPNGLGVYGNASGNGYGVYANSNTGTGLNATSTNGIAANISITNNANANSVLTASTVGNGTVINVSSTGTGAGILSSTAGGFGVHGITSSQSSAGVIGDNTGAGEAVVGRTTSDIAGAVVGRNDGGGYGVRGFVATNTSGTGIGVYGQVGLNNSTGRAGRFENFNQTNTTGNTFEVETNGNGNIPDDTQGNAASFIVDNTNSVAAAVRGEVNTIFGNFGAAAIYGISSGTGGRAGLFYASNPAGNGASLIALTDGNGNAITANAGKDGNGVETNIDGAGNALYAWVPSFSTGRAGRFNIFNESNTSDVITVTTVGNGIAGNFKVDKVTGTSAAVRGEVNSQFANFGTAGIYGISSGTGGFAGLFHASNPSGNGPALIAIADGNGNGITANASNTGDGVETTADGTGNAIYAWVPNFGQGRAARFVNYNTGNTNPPLTVETHSNGSIALFKSGNPGTVNVARINSAGRGFFNGGTQNSGADVAEVFDVNGSISEYEPGDILVISTKADRTVEKSSTPYSTLVAGVYATKPGVLLTEEHIDTDISNKAPMGVIGVIPTKVCLENGKIKRGDLLVTSSKAGVAMKANIKKVKIGQVIGKALQDYDQKETGKIQVLVNIK from the coding sequence CGGACAACTCTTAATCAATCAAGCTATAGCCGTGAGAGTAAGCATATTACAGGGATCTCCTGCCGGCGCCGCAGTCTATTCAGAAAGGCTCACCGGAAATACCAATGCCAACGGGCTTGTCAGCCTTGAAATAGGAACAGGAACTGTACTTACAGGAACATTTGCCACCATCGACTGGCCTACAGGAAGCTATTATTTAAAAACAGAAACTGACCCTGCCGGAGGAACCAGCTATACTATAGTAGGAACGAGCCAGCTCCTAAGTGTTCCTTATGCTATGTATGCCAAATCTGCAGGTAGCGGAGGCGGAAGCTTTACAATTCCCTATACTAATACAGTCAATAATGCCTCAACTTTATTTTCATTAACCAATGATGGTGATGGAACTTCAGTGGAAGGAATTAATAGTACAACAACATCAAGTATCGCTTCCGTAAGAGGAATTGTAAGCAATACTGCTCCAGGCGGGTTTTCTTCAGCAGTACGCGGTGTCAATAACGGAACCGGCGGGCTGGGAATCGGAGTCTGGGGAAGCCAGGCAGGAAGTGGCTGGGGAGTATATGGTGTTACTCCAAACGGTTTAGGAGTGTACGGAAATGCCAGCGGAAACGGATATGGTGTTTATGCAAACAGTAATACAGGAACGGGTTTAAACGCAACCAGTACCAATGGTATTGCCGCTAATATTTCTATCACCAATAATGCAAATGCCAATAGTGTTCTTACAGCATCTACTGTAGGCAACGGTACCGTCATTAACGTTTCAAGTACAGGTACTGGCGCTGGGATACTCAGTTCCACAGCTGGAGGCTTTGGAGTTCATGGCATCACTTCTTCCCAATCTTCCGCAGGGGTTATAGGAGACAATACAGGAGCTGGTGAAGCGGTGGTGGGTAGAACAACCAGTGATATTGCCGGAGCTGTTGTAGGTCGTAATGATGGAGGTGGATATGGAGTAAGAGGATTTGTGGCTACCAATACATCCGGAACCGGTATCGGTGTTTACGGACAGGTAGGTTTAAATAACAGTACTGGACGTGCCGGAAGATTTGAAAATTTTAACCAAACAAATACCACGGGAAATACCTTTGAGGTAGAAACCAATGGAAATGGAAATATCCCTGATGATACACAGGGAAATGCCGCTTCTTTTATTGTTGACAACACCAATAGTGTTGCTGCTGCAGTAAGAGGGGAAGTAAACACTATTTTCGGGAATTTTGGCGCAGCCGCTATTTATGGAATTTCTTCAGGAACAGGAGGGCGTGCAGGTTTATTTTATGCATCAAATCCTGCAGGAAACGGAGCCTCATTGATTGCTCTGACTGATGGTAACGGAAATGCGATCACAGCCAATGCAGGAAAAGACGGAAACGGTGTTGAAACCAATATTGACGGAGCTGGAAATGCACTCTATGCATGGGTTCCTTCTTTTTCTACTGGACGCGCCGGAAGATTTAATATTTTTAACGAATCCAACACCAGCGATGTTATCACTGTAACTACTGTAGGAAATGGTATTGCAGGAAATTTTAAAGTAGATAAAGTGACCGGGACTTCAGCAGCGGTGAGAGGTGAGGTTAACTCTCAGTTTGCCAATTTCGGCACCGCGGGTATTTATGGGATATCCTCAGGGACAGGAGGATTTGCCGGATTATTCCACGCCAGTAATCCTTCCGGAAATGGTCCTGCACTGATTGCTATTGCAGATGGTAATGGTAACGGTATAACAGCTAATGCATCAAACACTGGGGACGGCGTAGAAACTACTGCAGACGGAACAGGAAATGCTATCTACGCATGGGTTCCTAATTTCGGACAAGGACGTGCCGCTAGATTTGTAAATTACAATACCGGCAATACCAACCCACCTCTTACAGTAGAAACCCACAGCAACGGATCTATTGCTTTATTTAAATCCGGAAATCCGGGTACAGTGAATGTGGCCAGAATCAATTCTGCCGGACGTGGATTTTTTAACGGAGGTACACAGAACAGCGGTGCTGACGTTGCAGAAGTGTTTGATGTAAACGGAAGCATTTCTGAATATGAGCCTGGTGATATTCTTGTCATCTCAACCAAAGCAGATAGAACAGTTGAAAAATCTTCAACGCCTTATTCAACTCTTGTTGCGGGAGTGTATGCTACAAAACCTGGTGTACTCCTCACAGAGGAACATATTGATACTGATATTTCCAATAAAGCGCCAATGGGTGTCATTGGTGTTATTCCAACCAAAGTATGTCTTGAGAATGGAAAAATAAAAAGAGGAGATCTTCTGGTAACTTCATCTAAAGCAGGTGTTGCCATGAAAGCCAATATCAAAAAGGTAAAAATTGGACAGGTAATCGGAAAAGCACTTCAGGATTATGACCAAAAAGAGACTGGAAAAATTCAAGTATTAGTCAACATAAAATAA